The genomic interval GCTGTTACAACATGCTTTTTGGCTTTAAGGGCTTCAATTAACAGCTGTCTAGTATCTTCTACTCCGCCCATTACTTCAATGACTACATCTATCTCAGGATTGCTAATTATATCTTCTACATTTGTAGTAAGGATCTCTTTTTCAATGTGAATTTGTCTATTCTTCTCTATATTTTTCACTAGTACCTTTTTCACTTTAACTGGACAACCAACCTGGTGCATTAATTTATCTTGATGATCTTCGATAATCTTAACGACACCACTTCCAACCGTTCCAAGACCTAAAAGTCCAACATGTATCGCTTTCACAATTGCCACTCCTTTATGTTCATCTAGAAAGTACAACTGTACCCTCATAAAAGACACCATCAATATACTTGTCATTATAAAATGCATAGAAAACTTTTACAAGGGTGAATTTTCAGTTTTTATTATGTAATCGCTTACTAGCTTGATATATATAGAATTTATTTTTCACCTATTTTTCTTAGTAAAGGATGAACATCGTCGATCATTCATTTTTTCAGTATATTATTTTGTCAGGACATTTGTTTTTGGAGCAGATCCTTTTAAGACTAAAGCAATGTTCTCTGCACATAAATTCATCATTTTATGTCTTGTTTCATAACTTGCACTGCCTATATGCGGCAAAGCGACCACATTATGTAATCCTGCCAATGGGTGTGTTGATTCAATTGGTTCATTTAAGAACACATCAAGTCCAGCACCAGCAATTTCTTGATTAATCAAAGCTTCATAGAGATCATGCTCATTGACAACAGCTCCACGGCCTGCATTGATAAAAATGGCAGTGTTTTTCATTTTTTTAAATGAATCCATATTAAAAAGCTCTTTTGTTTCATTGGTCAATGGTGTCAAGCTAACAACAAAATCAGACGATATTAATAATTCATCAAGAGAACAATATGTTGCCCCCAGCGTATTCTCAGCTTCACTATTTCTTGTACGATTATGGTAGAGAATGTTCATTTCAAAGCCTGTAGCCCGTTTCGCAACAGCTTGTCCAATTTTCCCCATCCCAACGATGCCTATCGTTTTATGATGTACATCATGACCAGCCAGCAGCAGTGGCCCCCAGCCTTTCCACAGATTATTTTTGACATAATCAGATGCCTCCATTAACCGGCGGGCAGTAGCGAGTACTAAACCAAATGTTAAATCAGCTGTCGTATCTGTTAGCACGTCTGGTGTATTACAAACGACAACCCCCTGCTCATTTGCATAAGCGACATCAATGTTATCATATCCAACGGCAAGATTCGCAACCACTTTTAACTGTTTTGCTTGATCCAATAATTGTTTATCAATTGAGTCTGAAAGCATCGTTAATAACGCATCAGCCTTTTTTGCCTTTTCAACTAATATTTCTCTTGGACATGGTGTTTCTTCTTCTGGCCACATTTCAATATCTGCTACCTCATATAAAGGCTGTAGCTCAATCTCTGAACACTTCCTTGTTACAAATACATACGGTCTTGCCATAGGACTCACCTCATATAATCAAATTTTCCCATCCTTATTTTACCACAATAAAGAGATATGTTCTTAAGAAAAAACAATGGCTGACTCACTTTTATCCCGATATAATCAGCCATATTCTAGTGATAAAGAATGAGTCTTTATGACAGCCATTCTATTACAGGTAATAGGATTCTTTTCGTTTTCATTGATAACATGCTTGAGTAACTTTTTAACAACAATTCATACTCGCCAGACCTTAACAGAATTTCTCTCATTGTCTCCTCAAACATTGCTTTATCTTCTTCAGATGATAAATAATAATTTTCTACACATTCGAAATAATGGATAGGAAACAGTAATCTACTATAGATAAGTCTCCATGAAAAAGCGGAAAGTGGTGTTGTTCGATCATATTCATCCAAAAAGCGAAAACCATTTGTTGATAATTCTTCCTGATTTTCAAAAAAGAGATGTCTCAAATATTCTGCAATGTCACGGCTTCCATGGTCATAAACCCAATCAGTCGGTATTTTAACACACATCTCCGGGTTCCAGGTTGCTGAATGAAAACGAAGGTGGCAGATTGTACCTGAATCGATCGGTTGTGGTTCTTCATCTAACTCAGTATCGACCAAATACTGAATAGCATTTTCTGCTAATCCTAAATAA from Metabacillus sediminilitoris carries:
- a CDS encoding 2-hydroxyacid dehydrogenase yields the protein MARPYVFVTRKCSEIELQPLYEVADIEMWPEEETPCPREILVEKAKKADALLTMLSDSIDKQLLDQAKQLKVVANLAVGYDNIDVAYANEQGVVVCNTPDVLTDTTADLTFGLVLATARRLMEASDYVKNNLWKGWGPLLLAGHDVHHKTIGIVGMGKIGQAVAKRATGFEMNILYHNRTRNSEAENTLGATYCSLDELLISSDFVVSLTPLTNETKELFNMDSFKKMKNTAIFINAGRGAVVNEHDLYEALINQEIAGAGLDVFLNEPIESTHPLAGLHNVVALPHIGSASYETRHKMMNLCAENIALVLKGSAPKTNVLTK
- the yutH gene encoding spore coat putative kinase YutH, with product MKKTIYEEYGIKVQDLEKLGHYDSFRVHQSQFLIIPVMHLDEEELYELYHFSQYMEEKREPYVANIVLTKKNHMFFEKDKARYIIIKCSPYTQGRFTHIGRELARFHQKARTYPYQVSKMQRIGQWKILWEKRLDQLETFWRGKIHSQPLTKFEKMFAESFPYYLGLAENAIQYLVDTELDEEPQPIDSGTICHLRFHSATWNPEMCVKIPTDWVYDHGSRDIAEYLRHLFFENQEELSTNGFRFLDEYDRTTPLSAFSWRLIYSRLLFPIHYFECVENYYLSSEEDKAMFEETMREILLRSGEYELLLKSYSSMLSMKTKRILLPVIEWLS